One window from the genome of Salvia miltiorrhiza cultivar Shanhuang (shh) chromosome 7, IMPLAD_Smil_shh, whole genome shotgun sequence encodes:
- the LOC130992042 gene encoding uncharacterized protein LOC130992042 encodes MAARERKLLLHDKVEVRSVEDGFVGSWHPGVVIGCKELVRVVEYDLILCDDGSAKLVEDVEVTTAIDGVLDKEVKRPSEYRGLIRPSPESLLLGVEGARSLHYGACVDLFYDDAWWEGVVFDHEDGCERRRIFFPDLGDEVEGKVDNLRLSKDWDEVTEEWKSRGNWLFLELIEELEQDFPLIVSVKQIWYDVRTKDDFGKLGEWTSSKRDVWKKIMLQVFYDNLKLAVKQIFENVNSSLKPGKTGQTLLKFPEKDFESILNAEGPFRSSLAVAAPDDEGIPPTDVNYGSNNQVQIQDDQIVISVRPTNEQILSPNPDEDSGIGSSNYDESLSLKLPREKRKKSTGMRKLRWQSAVPEFVPGPEHCPGVIDKYTKCLMSKETLPNGLFLDVSKHLLYLGWKIEYTRECEGSTIRKRYLSPDGKFFHSLPQVIKVFDHDFELESGSQVRMLPNYDIANSVSSYEEALSPSGKSEASSQLSKSCILDEKFDIEPEYCPEAVRDYCLLGSKKKSQGGYKWKKQLKSEEAKKHLSAIGWSFYYHSKGRYREIRFLSPTGKLFYSLVSACKWCVQAGALTPVDLSPATGRVVNKDFVNNYDGDLSTSKSHLPLLAMDSTGSTPLLKNDMFGNTQLSGMPISEGFVQPIKGEVHETRMSRKKKRKLESDCLEVSLSPKRGRKSNALMRLRGDSNADSSTPVRRSSKRVRKRAASSSEQIPRTILSWLIDNNVILPREKVQYCSSKNGPRIAEGRISREGIKCSCCGGIFTLSNFEAHSGSSDHRPSSNIFLEDGRSLLECQLQLKLRNSSRNSRLERQPKATQHNRKSDYICSVCHYGGELLLCDLCPSSFHTQCVGLKEVPDGDWFCPSCCCQICKKSRFNTENRLAKDFSFLICCQCERRYHAECLTNEGDTHCHPEGYWFCHDTCQQIFYGLRGILGVKIPVGTDNMTWTLLKYMESDVSMNGASDDEGLVESYSKLNVALSVMHECFEPVKEPRTRRDLMEDVIFNRWSDLNRLNFQGFYTVILEKNDELISAATVRIYGKTVAEVPLVATRFQYRRLGMCRILMNELEKQLTELGVERLVLPAIPSVLNTWITSFGFSKMDDSERLNFLVYTFLDFQGTVFCQKMLKINLSMILSLPAEKQTNGCDHVDINADIGVDGNSAVSEVVEGKQVEETDNMEQESACNKTVADNGDAGCSAEKAIVVMDQPTVLDYSSIQPALEYPLRVTSTGRQSGNTEVILKCYKRRKISAC; translated from the exons ATGGCGGCCAGAGAGAGAAAGCTTCTTCTTCATGATAAAGTTGAG GTGAGGAGCGTTGAGGATGGGTTTGTGGGTTCATGGCACCCTGGTGTGGTAATTGGCTGCAAAGAATTGGTTCGTGTAGTTGAGTATGATCTCATTCTATGTGATGATGGCTCTGCTAAGCTGGTCGAGGATGTGGAGGTGACCACTGCAATTGATGGGGTTCTTGATAAAGAAGTTAAGAGGCCCAGTGAGTATAGGGGCTTGATTAGGCCTTCTCCAGAATCTCTGCTTTTGGGTGTTGAAGGGGCACGAAGTCTGCATTATGGAGCGTGTGTCGACTTGTTTTATGACGATGCCTGGTGGGAAGGTGTGGTATTTGACCACGAAGATGGGTGTGAGAGGCGGAGAATTTTCTTTCCTGATCTGGGTGATGAAGTCGAAGGCAAGGTTGATAATTTGCGGCTTAGTAAGGATTGGGATGAGGTCACAGAAGAATGGAAATCTCGTGGGAACTGGTTGTTTCTTGAATTAATAGAGGAACTGGAGCAAGACTTTCCTCTCATTGTCTCTGTGAAGCAAATATGGTATGACGTGAGGACAAAGGATGACTTTGGAAAGCTTGGGGAGTGGACTTCCTCTAAGCGGGATGTatggaaaaaaataatgttGCAGGTTTTTTATGATAATCTAAAGCTGGCTGTTAAGCAGATCTTCGAAAACGTCAACTCATCCTTGAAACCAGGAAAAACAGGACAAACATTATTGAAATTTCCAGAAAAAGATTTTGAATCTATACTAAACGCTGAAGGACCTTTTCGTAGTTCTCTTGCTGTAGCTGCACCCGATGATGAAGGAATTCCGCCAACTGATGTGAATTATGGAAGCAATAATCAGGTTCAGATTCAGGACGATCAGATTGTTATCTCAGTTAGACCCACGAACGAACAAATTTTGTCTCCTAATCCAGATGAAGATTCTGGGATTGGTTCCAGTAATTATGATGAATCTCTTAGTTTGAAATTGCCACGAGAAAAACGCAAAAAATCGACTGGGATGAGAAAACTTAGATGGCAGTCAGCTGTACCCGAATTCGTTCCTGGGCCTGAGCATTGCCCTGGTGTCATTGACAAGTATACCAAGTGTCTGATGTCCAAAGAGACTCTTCCAAATGGGCTCTTCTTGGATGTTAGCAAACATCTACTGTATTTGGGCTGGAAAATTGAGTATACACGTGAGTGTGAAGGAAGTACGATTAGGAAACGCTATTTGTCCCCTGATGGGAAATTTTTTCATTCACTTCCTCAGGTTATTAAGGTTTTCGACCATGACTTTGAGTTGGAATCTGGATCACAAGTACGTATGCTCCCAAATTATGACATTGCAAATTCTGTGAGTTCATATGAAGAAGCACTCTCACCTTCTGGGAAATCCGAAGCTTCCAGTCAATTGTCCAAGTCATGCATTCTCGATGAAAAGTTTGACATAGAACCTGAATATTGCCCTGAAGCAGTGAGGGATTATTGTTTATTAGGTTCAAAGAAGAAATCCCAAGGTGGATATAAATGGAAAAAACAACTGAAAAGCGAGGAAGCAAAGAAACACTTGTCTGCGATTGGATGGTCTTTTTATTACCACAGCAAAGGACGATACAGGGAAATACGCTTTCTGTCACCTACTGGAAAATTGTTTTACTCTCTTGTTTCAGCCTGTAAATGGTGTGTTCAAGCTGGTGCACTTACTCCTGTTGATCTCTCTCCTGCCACAGGAAGAGTCGTAAACAAAGATTTCGTCAACAATTATGATGGTGATTTATCCACAAGTAAATCACATCTTCCATTACTGGCGATGGACTCCACCGGAAGTACCCCTTTATTAAAGAATGACATGTTTGGCAATACACAGTTATCTGGCATGCCAATATCTGAAGGGTTTGTTCAGCCGATCAAAGGTGAAGTTCATGAAACCAGAATGTctaggaagaagaagagaaagcTCGAATCAGATTGTCTTGAAGTCTCACTATCACCCAAGAGAGGAAGGAAATCTAATGCATTAATGCGACTGAGAGGAGATTCAAATGCTGATTCTTCAACCCCAGTGAGGCGATCTAGTAAAAGGGTACGCAAGAGGGCTGCTTCTTCCTCTGAGCAGATACCTCGAACTATCTTGTCGTGGTTGATTGACAATAATGTAATTTTGCCTAGAGAAAAAGTTCAATATTGCAGTAGCAAAAACGGTCCTCGAATAGCAGAAGGACGAATATCTCGTGAGGGAATCAAATGTAGTTGCTGCGGGGGAATCTTTACTCTTAGTAACTTTGAAGCACATTCTGGCAGCAGTGATCACAGACCTTCCTCAAATATCTTTTTAGAGGATGGTAGGTCTTTGCTTGAGTGCCAGTTGCAATTGAAACTACGTAATAGCAGCAGAAATTCAAGGTTAGAACGTCAACCGAAGGCAACCCAACATAATAGAAAAAGTGACTACATATGTTCTGTCTGTCACTATGGAGGTGAATTACTTCTGTGTGACCTGTGTCCATCCTCGTTTCATACTCAGTGCGTTGGTTTAAAG GAGGTTCCAGATGGTGATTGGTTCTGCCCATCGTGCTGTTGTCAGATTTGCAAGAAGAGCAGATTCAATACAGAAAATAGACTAGCCAAGGACTTTTCTTTTCTCATCTGTTGTCAGTGTGAACGACGAT ATCATGCTGAGTGTCTCACAAATGAAGGAGATACACATTGTCATCCTGAAGGTTATTGGTTCTGCCACGATACATGTCAACAG ATATTTTATGGTCTGCGTGGGATTCTGGGGGTAAAGATTCCTGTGGGAACTGACAATATGACTTGGACTTTATTGAAATACATGGAATCAGACGTTTCTATGAACGGCGCATCTGATGATGAGGGTTTGGTGGAGAGTTACAGCAAGCTTAATGTTGCTCTCAGCGTGATGCATGAATGTTTTGAACCCGTCAAAGAGCCTAGGACCAGGAGGGATCTAATGGAAGACGTTATCTTTAATAGATG GTCAGATCTAAACCGTTTGAACTTTCAAGGGTTCTATACCGTTATATTGGAAAAGAATGACGAATTGATCTCAGCGGCTACCGTGAG GATATATGGCAAAACAGTTGCAGAAGTCCCTCTGGTTGCGACGCGGTTTCAATATCGTCGACTTGGGATGTGCAGAATTCTGATGAATGAACTTGAGAAG CAACTCACAGAATTGGGAGTCGAGAGGCTTGTTTTGCCTGCTATTCCTAGTGTATTGAACACATGGATCACTTCATTTGGGTTCTCCAAGATGGATGACTCAGAGAGATTAAACTTTCTGGTCTATACCTTCCTCGATTTCCAGGGCACGGTATTTTGCCAGAAAATGTTGAAGATCAATCTTTCAATGATTTTGAGCCTACCTGCAG aaaaacaaacaaacgGATGTGACCATGTAGACATCAATGCCGACATTGGGGTTGATGGAAACAGTGCTGTTTCTGAAGTTGTTGAAGGGAAACAAGTAGAGGAGACTGACAACATGGAGCAGGAATCGGCATG CAACAAAACAGTAGCTGACAATGGCGATGCCGGTTGCTCTGCCGAGAAAGCCATTGTG GTGATGGATCAACCAACTGTCCTGGACTACTCGTCTATCCAACCTGCCCTCGAGTATCCTCTACGAGTCACGAGCACAGGCAGACAATCTGGAAACACTGAGGTCATTCTAAAATGCTACAAGCGAAGGAAAATATCCGCCTGCTGA
- the LOC130992043 gene encoding asparagine synthetase [glutamine-hydrolyzing] codes for MCGILAVLGCADDSQAKRVRVLELSRRLKHRGPDWSGLYQHGDFYLAHQRLAIVDPASGDQPLYNEDKKIVVTVNGEIYNHEELRKLLPNHKFRTGSDCDVIAHLYEEYGEKFLDMLDGMFSFVLLDCRDNSFLVARDAIGITSLYIGWGLDGSIWISSELKGLHDECEHFEAFPPGHLYSSKSGGLKRWYNPPWFSEAIPSTPYDPLVLRRAFESAVIKRLMTDVPFGVLLSGGLDSSLVASITSRYMAGTKAAKQWGSQLHSFCVGLEGSPDLKAAKEVADYLGTVHHEFHFTVQDGIDAIEDVIYHIETYDVTTIRASTPMFLMSRKIKSLGVKMVLSGEGADEIFGGYLYFHKAPNKEEFHRENCRKLKALHQYDCLRANKATSAWGLEARVPFLDKEFLNVAMSIDPEWKLIKPDQGRIEKWIMRRAFDDEERPYLPKHILYRQKEQFSDGVGYSWIDGLKAHAEEHVTDRMMLNADHIFPHNTPTSKEAYYYRMIFERFFPQNSARLTVPGGASVACSTPTAVLWDASWSKNLDPSGRAAIGVHNSAYEKHLVKGNLATSKIIDSVPLRDGVGAPGLTIRG; via the exons ATGTGTGGAATTCTAGCGGTTTTGGGGTGCGCCGATGACTCTCAGGCCAAGAGAGTTCGCGTTCTCGAGCTTTCTCGCAG ATTGAAGCACCGGGGCCCTGATTGGAGTGGATTGTATCAGCATGGAGATTTTTACCTGGCCCATCAGAGGCTAGCTATCGTCGATCCCGCCTCTGGGGATCAACCTCTTTACAATGAAGACAAAAAGATTGTGGTCACG GTGAATGGTGAAATCTACAACCATGAGGAACTGAGGAAGCTTTTGCCTAACCACAAATTCCGTACTGGAAGTGACTGTGATGTCATAGCGCATCTT TACGAAGAGTATGGAGAAAAGTTTTTGGATATGCTAGATGGGATGTTCTCATTTGTGCTGCTGGATTGCCGTGATAATAGCTTCCTTGTAGCTCGTGATGCAATTGGGATCACTTCCCTGTATATTGGTTGGGGTCTTGATG GTTCTATCTGGATATCGTCTGAGCTCAAAGGGCTGCACGATGAATGTGAGCACTTTGAAGCCTTCCCACCTGGTCACCTCTACTCAAGCAAGAGTGGAGGGCTTAAAAGATGGTACAACCCTCCCTGGTTTTCCGAGGCCATCCCTTCAACTCCTTACGACCCTTTAGTTTTGAGGCGTGCTTTTGAAAGT GCTGTTATTAAAAGGCTGATGACTGATGTGCCTTTTGGAGTTCTTCTTTCGGGAGGACTTGATTCATCACTAGTTGCATCTATTACTTCTCGTTACATGGCTGGCACGAAAGCAGCAAAACAATGGGGATCACAGCTTCATTCTTTCTGTGTTGGCCTTGAG GGGTCGCCTGATTTGAAGGCTGCTAAAGAAGTTGCTGATTATCTTGGAACTGTTCACCATGAATTTCATTTCACTGTTCAG GACGGAATTGATGCAATTGAGGATGTGATTTATCATATTGAGACTTATGATGTAACTACTATTAGAGCTAGCACTCCTATGTTCCTTATGTCACGTAAAATCAAATCACTTGGAGTGAAAATGGTCCTATCAGGTGAGGGCGCGGATGAGATATTTGGTGGTTATCTTTACTTCCACAAGGCACCCAACAAGGAAGAGTTCCACCGTGAAAATTGCCGCAAG TTAAAAGCCCTTCATCAATATGATTGTCTGCGAGCAAATAAGGCAACTTCAGCATGGGGTTTAGAAGCTCGCGTTCCGTTTCTGGATAAGGAATTTCTGAATGTTGCAATGAGCATTGACCCTGAATGGAAGCTG ATAAAGCCTGACCAAGGGAGAATCGAGAAGTGGATTATGAGGAGGGCCTTCGATGATGAGGAGCGCCCATATCTTCCAAAG CACATCCTCTATAGGCAAAAGGAACAATTCAGTGACGGTGTGGGTTACAGTTGGATCGACGGGCTCAAAGCTCACGCCGAAGAACAT GTCACTGATAGGATGATGCTTAACGCCGATCACATCTTCCCCCATAACACGCCCACATCGAAGGAGGCGTACTACTACAGAATGATATTCGAGAGATTCTTTCCTCAG AATTCTGCCCGTCTCACCGTTCCAGGAGGAGCGAGCGTGGCTTGCAGCACTCCCACAGCTGTTCTGTGGGATGCATCATGGTCGAAGAACCTAGATCCCTCCGGCAGGGCCGCCATCGGTGTCCACAACTCGGCCTACGAGAAGCACCTGGTGAAGGGGAATCTGGCGACATCCAAGATCATCGACTCTGTTCCGTTGAGGGACGGCGTTGGTGCTCCGGGGCTCACCATCAGGGGCTAG
- the LOC130992041 gene encoding probable pyridoxal 5'-phosphate synthase subunit PDX1 — protein MAGSGVVTVYGNGAIAETTKQSPFSVKVGLAQMLRGGVIMDVVTPEQARIAEEAGACAVMALERVPADIRAQGGVARMSDPQLIKEIKQTVTIPVMAKARIGHFAEAQILEAIGIDYVDESEVLTVADEDNHINKHNFRIPFVCGCRNLGEALRRVREGAAMIRTKGEAGTGNVVEAVRHVRSVMGDIRVLRNMDDDEVFAFAKKIQAPYDLVMQTKQLGRLPVVHFAAGGVATPADAALMMQLGCDGVFVGSGVFKSGDPARRARAIVQAVTHYSDPEVLAEVSCGLGEAMVGINLNDEKVERYANRSE, from the coding sequence ATGGCCGGAAGCGGAGTGGTGACCGTGTACGGCAACGGCGCCATCGCGGAGACGACGAAGCAATCCCCCTTCTCCGTGAAGGTGGGGCTTGCCCAGATGCTCCGCGGCGGCGTCATCATGGACGTGGTGACCCCGGAGCAAGCCCGCATCGCGGAGGAGGCCGGCGCGTGCGCCGTCATGGCCCTGGAGCGCGTGCCGGCGGACATCCGGGCCCAGGGCGGCGTGGCCCGCATGTCGGACCCGCAGCTGATCAAGGAGATCAAGCAGACGGTGACGATTCCGGTGATGGCCAAGGCCCGCATCGGCCACTTCGCGGAGGCGCAGATCCTGGAGGCCATCGGCATCGACTACGTGGACGAGTCGGAGGTGCTCACGGTGGCCGACGAGGACAACCACATCAACAAGCACAACTTCCGCATCCCCTTCGTGTGCGGCTGCCGCAACCTGGGGGAGGCCCTGCGGCGCGTGAGGGAGGGCGCCGCCATGATCCGCACCAAGGGGGAGGCGGGGACCGGGAACGTGGTGGAGGCCGTGCGCCACGTGCGGTCCGTGATGGGGGACATCCGCGTGCTCCGCAACATGGACGACGACGAGGTGTTCGCCTTCGCCAAGAAGATCCAGGCGCCCTACGACCTCGTGATGCAGACCAAGCAGCTCGGCCGCCTCCCCGTCGTCCACTTCGCCGCCGGGGGGGTCGCCACCCCCGCCGACGCCGCGCTCATGATGCAGCTCGGCTGCGACGGCGTCTTCGTCGGCTCCGGGGTCTTCAAGAGCGGGGACCCGGCGCGGCGGGCCAGGGCCATCGTGCAGGCGGTCACGCACTACAGCGACCCGGAGGTGCTGGCGGAGGTCAGCTGCGGCCTCGGGGAGGCCATGGTCGGGATCAACCTCAACGATGAGAAGGTCGAGAGGTATGCCAACCGCTCCGAGTGA